Part of the Leptodactylus fuscus isolate aLepFus1 chromosome 6, aLepFus1.hap2, whole genome shotgun sequence genome, gaaccaacccttatgttagtgtggcattctgctcccataaagagatcagtttttgcaacttttttctctGGAGAGCGACTTCTTTTTCATCCATTTTAGAACAGGCTCCATGCCATCAATAAAAAATGTCAGGttctcccacaaaaaataagtccCAACACAATTATtcaattactagctggtacccgcgacttcgtctgcggtgattgtagcagtgggtatatacaggcgcaggtaaggttttcgtactgtgtataaggtatgggatatgaaatgtaagtttgtatcttgttgttgctgtaattcagagaatacgtgagacttttgtgttgcagttactttgtattagagctgctatatatacggtgttgtgagaaactttacatagtgactttgggacagaagtatttgaagttaaccctttcccgccgatggcatttttggattttcgtttttcgtttttgactcccctccttctaaacatcataacttttttatttctccgctcccagagccatatgaggtcttaatttttcctgggacaattttttcttcatgatgccgccattatttattctatataatgtactgggaagcagggaaaaaattcagaatggggtggatttgaagaaaaaatgtatttctgcgactttctttcgggctttggttttacggcgttcactgtgcaaccaaaatgacatgtcccctgtattctgtgtttcgttacgattccggggataccaaatttatatggttttatttacattttgaccccttaaaaaaaggcaaatctgtgctaaaatttttttttttgaaaagtcgccatattccgacagccgtaactttattatacgtgcgtgtacggggatgtatagggcgtctttttttgcgggaccgggtgtactttgtagttctaccattttcgggaaatgttattgctttgatcactatttattcaaatttttatcagaatcaaaacagtaaaaaaatggcagtttggcacttttgaccatttttcccgctacggtgtttaccgatcaggaaaaatatttgtatagctttgtagagcgggcgatttcggacgcggggatacctaacatgtatgtgtttcacagtttttaactacttttatatgtgttctagggaaagaggggtgatttgaatttttaatcctttttatttgtttttatattttttttacttttttttaaacttttgtttttgcatttattagacctcctaggggtattgacatgggtgggtggggtcgcggattgtcagagcgatgggggtcggcaaacatggctgctccggagcgttaaagagcgcctcctggagtatcgttaaggtgaggggcaaagtggtaaagtatatgtatatgtgattgtgtagggttaggggcgaggctgtagagggcaatatgaattttgtggcttgctatggtccaaagtgtgtgagattgcagagatgatggtgtgagtttgggttttgtgggggtcctggcacaaacgtatgtgcgctattgtgacgaaaagtagcctattgcgcaatcgggtgtattaactatgtttgtggaaaatttcagccaaatcggtcgagcgggttttgcgtgattgaggaacaaacatccaaacatccaaacatccaaacacacaaacacacaaacatccaaactcacaaactttcacatttataatattaataggataagagTTTTGGTAAGtgtcaatacaaaaaaaaaaaaaaaaaagcattattaCAAAAAAGAATTTTTACTTTGCAAAAATTATACAAATTTGGAATTAATGAAATCACATTGACTCAGTAAGTAAAATCATTGGATGCCGCAACATGTATATTGTAAAAAGGCAACTTCaacatttcagtttttttttttctattcctttcCATAAGTAGTTAACAAAAGTTTATCAATGAGGTAGAACTACCCCGAAATAAATCCGCTAAACACTACCTCTTGTCCCTCCAAACAGAAAATATTCCTTCAGTTACATTTCAGGATAATCTAAGTTCTAAGTCTTGTTATGTCaatggaaaaatgcaaaaatggtTCCATCGTGAATGTCTAAAACAGGCCAGCCACTAAAGGGTTAAATTATACAGAATATGAATATattaatactataataatattgAATATTGTTAATGAATATGAACATACCGGTTACTGTCATCCAGAGTTGCATTCAGTATCTTCAGGTTATAACCAGCAGGATCCATTGTGAATCTTCACCTAAAAGAGATGAAGTTTTTGGGCTTGCAATTTTGAAAATAAGTGTCAGAAATCAGGAAAATTCTCTGGAGGCGAAGAAAATATCAAGACTGTATCCAAAATACTGGGCCTGATACATTCTACCCAATGTGTAAGTATTGATTTATCTCAGCGTCACTGAAGGATGAAAACAGTCACATTACATTACACCGCTGAAGTATCAAGAGGTAAGACAATAAAAATGGAATATTTATCAGAATGTTAACATTACATTGTCTCCATTGTCTTATAAGCTCGACATACTGGACTATGTCCCTAAAGAAGTCCCAGATATTCCTTACATTTATTATCATAAACATTAGGCAAATAGTCTCAGGGTGTTACATCCCAAGAGACGGACTTCTAAGaacatatataatgtatcctcTATAAGTGATATACAAGGGGCATTATATAGAAAAAGTCTGATGAATACAGATATGAGAGTGGTGATATTGTCTGCACTAGAAACAGTCACAGCTAATTCAATATTTGTTCACACATGAAGTGGATCTaagtgatatagatagatagatagatagatagatagatagatagatagatgatagatagatagataggagatagatagatagatagatagatagatagatagataggagatagatagatagatagatagatagatagatagatagatagatagaaaagtagatagatagataggagatagatagatagatagatagatagatagatagatagatagatagatagatagatagatacagtagatagatacagtagatagatagataggagatagatagatagatagatagatagataggagatagatagataggagatagatagatagatagatagatagatagatagatagatagataggagatagatagatagatagagagagagagagagagagagatagatagatagatgatagatagatagatagatagatagatagatagataatagatagatagatagatagatagatagatagatagataggagatagatagaagatagatagatagatagatagatagataggagataggtagatagatagaagatagataatagatagatagataggagatagatagatagatagatagatagatagatagatagatagatagataggagatagatagatagatagatagatagatagatagaagatagatagatagatagatagatagatagaagatagataatagatagatagatagatagatagatagaagatcgatgatagatagatagatagatagatagatagagtagatagatagataggagatagatagatagatagatagatagatagatagataggagatagatagatagatagatagatagatagatagagagatagatagatagatagatagatagatagataggagataggagatagatagatagatagatagatagatagatagatagatagataggagataggtagatagatagaagatagatagaagatagataatagatagatagatagatagatagatagatagatagatagatagatagatagatagatagatgatagataatagatagatagataggtagatagataggagatagatagatagataggagatagatagatagatagatagatagatagatagataggagatagatagatagatagatagatagatagatagaagatagataatagatagatagatagatagatagatagatagatagatagatagataggagataggtagatagatacaagatagatagaagatagataatagatagatagatagatagatagatagatagaagatagataatagatagatagatagatagatagatagatagatagatagaagatagatagatagatagatagatagatagatagatagataggagatagatagatagatagatagatagatagatagattgatagataggtagatagatagaagatagataatagatagatagatagatagatagatagatagatagatagaagatagatagatagaagatagataatagatagacagatagatagatagatagatagatagatagatagatagatagatagaagatagataatagataaatagatagatagatagatagatagatagatagatagatagatacagtagatagatagatagatagatagatagatagatagatagatgatagatagatagatagatagatagatagatgatagatagatagatagatagatagatagatagatagatagatagataggagatagatagataggagatagatagataggagatagatagatagatagatagatagatagatagatagatgatagatagatagatagatagatagatagatagatagatagatagatagatagataggagatagatagataatagatagatagataggagatagatagatagatagatagatagatagatagatagataggagatagatagataggagatagatagataggagataggagatagatagatagatagatagatagatagatagatagatagataggagataggtagatagatagaagatagataatagatagatgatagatagatagatagatagatagatagatagatagatagatagatagatagatagaagatagataatagatagatagataggtagatagttagataggagatggatagatagagagagagagagagatagatagatagatagatagatagatagatagatagatagataggagatagatagatagatagatagatagatagatagatgatagataggagatagatagatagatagatagatagataggagatagatagatagatagatagatagatagataggagatagatagatagatagatagataggtagatagatagaagatagataatagatagatagataggagatagatagataggagatagatagatagatagatagatagatagatagatagatagatagatagaagatagatagatagatagatagataggagatagatagatagatagatagatagataggagataggtagatagattggtagatagataatagatagatagactgcatTCTTCAGGTAACTAAACTTTCCAGCAAAGGACTTGATCCAAttacataaaatgaaaaaaattacactACCTAAAAAATTCACAGAAATAGGTAATTGTTCTTCATTGGCTCCTCTGCTGATAAGTAAGCATTACCTTTCCTTAtgaatttttgtcattttttccatTTATAGATAATACAATTAGATAGTCATGTTATATGATGATATTATTACAGATTGTTTTCTTATATTAATGTTTCCTTTACCTTTTCCTTGTTCTCCGCTCGGATCCCTTTTGCTTAGGCCGGTGAGAGCAGAAGATCTATCGACCTCGTCCAGGAAAACTATTTCTCCATGTTTCTCTGACCTAATCCATCTCACACGTCTACTAAGTGCAGACAATTATCACCGGGCAGAATAATTGTtctgatttattatttatttagtcatTATTACATCCTCAGAATGATAGAAACAAATACTCCTTAGTATTCCATGTGTTCTGACAGATGTAAGGAGGCTTCTTTTCATCTGTAACATTTCTCACAGGTTAAGGAATCAGGCTACATCATAGAAAAACTGGAAAATTTCCCTTGAGGCTAGAGGTTCCCTTTCTTCCCTGGCCCCAAATCAACGAGACGTTTGTGCCGACTCCCTTAATCCAAATAGGAGCAGCACTGCACCTCCTCAGAGACACCCCTGTATAATGGATGGGGCTGTAGCGccattcctattacttgaataagaaaGTTGGCACCAACTCTCCATCCactgctgatctgtgtggggtctaagTGTAGGACctccatagatcacatactgatgaccctaTATGTGAAAAATTGATTTACAGTTTTATAGAAATGACCAATTCTGCTCCATAACTTAGTGTTAAAGCATGCAAAACATTTCTTAAAATGGTGATATAATGGTGATATTTATCAAGACAAATACATAGATTAATATTGTACAGATTTCAATTAattctttttagattttttaagtATATCCCTAGGTcactatacagaatataataggtaGATAGCTTTCACCTATCTCCTGATatcagctcctctcctgcctgctcAGCTGCTCATTCACTGCTCAGACCTGTCTTCACTGAAAACAGACAAAACaagttacatagaagtctatagagaggaaaAGGGGATAAGAAGGAAAAGAAGCATATACCAATGCTGCCACAGATAACAGAAAGAGTTtagcaatagggttgagcgatcagaattggaaaagattggatttcgatcggcgatcaagtaaatttcatgatcgcgatcggaattccaacccgatcttttctagcgagatcgaggtcggagactatttcaagattggctcaaccctcatgtgacttttcccataaaaaagcattgattagggttgaggattggCATCCTAAaaaatcagatcccgattggcgatcgagcaaatttcacgattgggattggcaggaaaatgatcggaaatcggattttgaaatcgatcctgaaatctcaagattggctcaaccccacttaGCAAAtttctagcgttttttttttctcctagtaTTGAGCTCTGCTGAGATTGACATCTTACTGTTTTCTGCTGCATGTATGTGTCTCTCTGCTTCTCACTCCTATAACTCCTCCCTCtctgctctccatagacttctatgaaatGAAGGCTATATTCAGTGAAGCAGTGAATTGAGCAGGTTAGCAGGCAGGAGAGGATTCAATAAAAGAACATATCAGCATTTTCCTATGATAAgctatattacaatgtttcttatattcatagTATTTCCAAATACACGTTATATTGATGAAAATCCGATAACCATAATTGTAAGAAGACTCTGCTGACCTCGTCCGCCATGGAtattctgcaatttcaaaaattgttgtgtttttgtaaatcacagtatgtcaattgtaACTATGGAAATtttctgtataagtataataggggcagtAAGATGGGAAACTACATATGGCCTCAGTAGATTTCTACAGGGGTAATAGAATATATTTTATTGATATGTAACGCAAGTATTTTCTCGTTCTCTGCACAGGACTTCAGTCTGTTCATCTAATGCCTTTTCTAGCCTGGCGGGGATAGATCTGAAGAAACCTTGTCTAAAATCTTGGCTCATAAAAACATAAATGATTGGATTGATACAACTGTTAAGACAAGCCAGGTTGTTAACAATAATGTTCATCACATGGAACTGAATGTAACTTAAACTAACCCTCGGTATTAGTGGCCAAATGTAATAAGGAAATAGACAGAGGAAGAAACACAATATAACAGCGGTGATGATCCTGTAGGGTCTCTGAGATCTCCGGGGTCTCTTACTTGTTCTAAGTTTGATGAAAATGATCACATAACTGGTCAAGATGATGAGAAAAGGGATCACAAACATTATAACTAATCTGATTGGCCGAGTGGTCtcttttattttttgtatgtacATGCGGTCATTGTCATTCGTAGAGGTTATGCACCATCTATTGGAGTAACACACCAAAGCAGCCATAAGAAAACTCAACCCCCAGACGCCTCCTGCAGTGATCCTCACTAATCTACGGGTCCTATTAACTTTTGCCCAGAATGGCCACATGACGGATACACAGCGGTCAATACTCATGGCGGTCAGGAGAAAAGCACTGGCGCCCACATTCAGAGTGAAAAGAATAATGGTTAATATACATAAAGGATCTACAAATGGCTGGTAAGGAGAAGTGTAAAGTTCCTGCACAATGCGCACAGGAAGAGAAGCGCAGCACAGGAAGTCCGCTATGGCCAGGTGGAGGAACCACACGGCACTGATTGTCTTCTTCATCCTGAATCCGGCAATCCAGATGACTAATCCATTACCGATAATCCCAAGGACAAAGATGATGCTGTATAAAGTGATTGACGTCTTCTGGAAAATGTGATCATAGATGGAATCTGTTGTATTAGGAGTCTCATAGTCTTTGTATAATGACCTTAGAAGACATAATAGGGTAGAAGTTAGGCCCATGAAGAACGTAAACCACAAACAGGTACTTTGTAAACTGGAGGTCACATTTtttttggtctttcttttttgacccaactcACTAATCCATTTTTAACATCAATCCGCTAAAAACAGAATCATTGATGTCTATGGGGTTTGGgtgtccatgaaaatggacaaataataatgcatgctgttttttttaacatgactGTGAAAAAaagtggacatgtgaatagatgcattgaattcaatgtgttctcaaaatggacATACGGCAGATATTACAAATGTGGCCGCCATGTGTCGTGTGAATAAGCCCAAAGTCTTTATTTAATTTGAGCCTTGCAGTTACTATGACAGATACAGAACAGAGGTCATTATtacttatagtatatagtatatactcgagtgtaagccaaatttttacgcagtttttgtgttgaaaaagcccccctcggcttatacttgagtcaatcaaaaaattattattattattattattattattattattattattattattattattattatttttatttatttattttattttatgtttatttttattttatttttttttgggggggggctatgaccagccgtaatattaatgtatagaatctcccatataatagtgaaaaaaaagctttaaaaatataatacaaaaataaaataaataaaagttgtaaatccctcctttccctagaatacatataaaggtagaaaatgactgtgacacacaaatgcattatgtatccctgtgtcttacagtgcccggtctactgaatataggggatctgcagtgctcctgttccatcaggaaggggttaataggagcactgcagataccctatagtcagccaggttGGATtccaagaggggaaaaaaaaatccttaagttcagggaaggggcagacagacaaccaaaacaccccctccccttccccagcacccagcaactactgcacccaaaaaccattttaatttttgaaattttccagtagctgctgcatttctccccctcggcttatacttgagtcaataacttttccctgttttttgtgctaaaattagggggtcggcttatactcgggtcggcttatactcaagtatatatggtagtatataagtatataagtaGTAGGAGATTATGTGAAATCCCAGTATAATGATATGACATGCATGGCTGTAAACCCTGCTGAAAGTGACCAACGCAGACATAGAAGCGCCGATACCAGAAAAGACGTTGAAAATTTTTAAAGGCACAAAAAATGAGCATTACAGAAGCATCGAAGCAAAGACATTCTCTCATATGATGCCAATAGTCATGTGTATAGGAAATAAGAGTTGTGTGAAAGTTATGCAGATGAGTTTGAACTATCTGAAGAATAGAAAATTCAGCTGTTTACAATGCGGC contains:
- the LOC142209195 gene encoding formyl peptide receptor 2-like; the encoded protein is MDPAGYNLTSPDTTLDNSNRSLYKDYETPNTTDSIYDHIFQKTSITLYSIIFVLGIIGNGLVIWIAGFRMKKTISAVWFLHLAIADFLCCASLPVRIVQELYTSPYQPFVDPLCILTIILFTLNVGASAFLLTAMSIDRCVSVMWPFWAKVNRTRRLVRITAGGVWGLSFLMAALVCYSNRWCITSTNDNDRMYIQKIKETTRPIRLVIMFVIPFLIILTSYVIIFIKLRTSKRPRRSQRPYRIITAVILCFFLCLFPYYIWPLIPRVSLSYIQFHVMNIIVNNLACLNSCINPIIYVFMSQDFRQGFFRSIPARLEKALDEQTEVLCRERENTCVTYQ